One genomic window of Pseudanabaenaceae cyanobacterium SKYG29 includes the following:
- the lnt gene encoding apolipoprotein N-acyltransferase, with amino-acid sequence MGLCPAPWDCWWGGWVSLAPLWWAVQGTKLRLALALGLLWGGCYHGLALLWLTGVHPLDWLGLPWLQSVAIACGIWLAVVVWGALLVGLWAMGMAGTIGLPLWLRLVVGVGLFCGLERLWSWSPLYWSALGFTQSPHNLLILQWGRWSGQQTITALLVFSNGLLAELLLNFSFRLTMGGAIFLLITIGYGWWQLQLPVVNEARGIRVGLIQGNVSNREKFSPQGVQLSLERYRQGYQSLARSGVDVIVTPEGALPGSEQGAYQAMADLLATYGVPLWLGVTGQQNSLILWGQDSSPLARFDKVKLVPLGEYVPQLLEGIAQRLSPLEGEFIPGASDQIVDTPWGRWIVGICYESAFPDHFRRQAHRGGQIILTASNNAHYAPAMPWQHHAQDVARAIETDRYAVRVTNTGYSAIVDPQGRTLWLSGLNTTATHIATVYPRSTQTLYVQWGDWLTPLLMMGATIGFYICGYKWS; translated from the coding sequence ATGGGGCTTTGTCCTGCTCCCTGGGATTGTTGGTGGGGGGGCTGGGTCAGTCTTGCTCCCCTCTGGTGGGCAGTGCAGGGTACAAAGTTAAGATTGGCTTTGGCTTTGGGGTTGCTGTGGGGGGGATGCTACCATGGTTTGGCGTTGTTGTGGCTTACAGGGGTACACCCCCTCGACTGGTTAGGGCTACCCTGGCTCCAGAGTGTGGCGATTGCCTGCGGTATTTGGTTGGCTGTAGTGGTATGGGGCGCACTGCTCGTGGGCCTGTGGGCGATGGGGATGGCAGGCACGATCGGTTTACCCCTATGGCTGCGTCTGGTAGTTGGGGTGGGGCTATTCTGTGGGCTAGAACGACTATGGAGTTGGTCGCCCCTTTACTGGTCAGCCCTGGGCTTTACCCAAAGCCCCCATAATTTACTGATACTACAGTGGGGCAGATGGTCAGGGCAGCAAACTATCACCGCGCTACTGGTTTTCAGCAACGGTCTCCTGGCAGAGTTGCTACTAAATTTTTCTTTTCGTTTAACAATGGGGGGGGCTATTTTTTTATTGATCACGATCGGTTATGGCTGGTGGCAGCTACAGCTACCTGTAGTGAATGAAGCCAGAGGAATCAGGGTGGGGTTAATTCAAGGCAACGTCAGCAATCGGGAAAAATTTTCTCCCCAGGGCGTGCAACTGTCCTTAGAGCGCTATCGGCAGGGGTATCAATCCCTAGCCCGATCGGGGGTAGATGTGATTGTCACACCAGAAGGTGCTCTACCTGGGAGCGAGCAGGGGGCATATCAGGCAATGGCAGATTTATTAGCAACCTATGGTGTACCCCTGTGGCTAGGTGTAACGGGGCAGCAAAATAGTCTCATTTTATGGGGGCAGGACTCTAGTCCCCTGGCAAGGTTTGACAAAGTCAAGTTAGTACCCCTAGGGGAATATGTGCCCCAACTGCTAGAGGGAATTGCTCAGCGTCTGTCCCCCCTGGAAGGGGAGTTTATCCCTGGTGCCTCCGATCAAATTGTCGATACTCCCTGGGGTAGATGGATTGTGGGAATTTGCTATGAGTCCGCCTTCCCTGATCACTTTCGCCGCCAAGCCCACAGGGGAGGACAAATCATCCTCACTGCTTCTAACAACGCCCACTATGCCCCTGCTATGCCCTGGCAACACCATGCCCAAGATGTAGCCCGCGCGATCGAGACCGATCGGTATGCGGTTCGGGTTACTAATACAGGTTATTCTGCCATTGTTGATCCCCAGGGGCGCACTCTATGGCTATCGGGCTTAAACACAACTGCAACCCACATTGCTACTGTCTATCCGCGCTCTACCCAAACCCTCTATGTGCAGTGGGGCGATTGGCTGACTCCTTTGTTGATGATGGGGGCAACGATCGGGTTTTATATTTGTGGGTACAAGTGGAGTTGA
- a CDS encoding DUF6272 family protein has product MAQIYGKYIDRIPGIHEFLALKFYPASQKVRQRWRTSGLSANFMADYFATFYPGGENDNGVNVQAEIKSAVSFIANELLENAMKFSDESTIFPTSITLHSDENQILFIATNSLSEERMEQFKLYLEKLTNSDPYELYIETIERNAMEDTNSSGLGFLTMINDYAAELGWKFETKEIHGKQVHYVITSVKINIAERV; this is encoded by the coding sequence ATGGCGCAAATTTATGGGAAGTATATCGATAGAATTCCTGGTATTCACGAGTTCCTAGCGCTTAAGTTTTATCCCGCCTCCCAAAAGGTACGTCAGCGGTGGAGAACCAGTGGCTTATCTGCTAATTTTATGGCAGACTATTTTGCTACCTTTTACCCAGGGGGGGAGAATGACAATGGGGTCAACGTACAGGCAGAGATCAAAAGCGCTGTTAGTTTTATCGCTAATGAACTCCTGGAAAATGCCATGAAGTTTAGCGATGAGTCTACTATTTTCCCTACCAGCATTACCCTCCACTCCGACGAAAATCAGATTTTATTTATTGCAACCAACAGTCTATCTGAGGAACGGATGGAGCAGTTTAAGCTATATTTAGAAAAGTTGACTAACTCTGACCCCTATGAACTCTACATCGAAACGATCGAGCGCAATGCCATGGAAGACACTAATAGCTCCGGACTGGGTTTTCTCACTATGATCAATGACTATGCTGCTGAACTGGGCTGGAAGTTTGAGACTAAAGAGATTCATGGCAAGCAGGTTCACTATGTAATTACTTCCGTCAAGATTAACATTGCAGAGAGGGTCTAA
- a CDS encoding 50S ribosomal protein L25 produces the protein MPLSLACKPRPAHLNPRALRRQGWTPATIYGHKGNGSDSVMIDVPQLKQLLAHALVNNTLIATTVEGGEFQGNTIIKEIQRHPYKKEVFHISLFAVDQKPKIEVVVPLVFKGTPAGVKAGGSIQLLMKSVKVVCPPDRVPDKFEVDISHLEMRQGIRVADLPLPEGLTVASDPRTLLMSVLAGRLK, from the coding sequence ATGCCCCTTAGCCTTGCCTGTAAACCCCGTCCTGCTCACCTAAATCCCCGTGCTTTGCGTCGCCAGGGCTGGACACCCGCTACTATCTATGGGCACAAGGGGAATGGCTCCGACTCGGTGATGATCGATGTTCCTCAATTGAAACAGCTGCTTGCCCATGCTTTAGTCAACAATACCCTGATTGCCACTACGGTAGAAGGGGGAGAATTCCAAGGCAATACCATCATCAAAGAGATTCAACGCCACCCCTACAAAAAGGAAGTTTTCCACATTAGTTTATTTGCTGTAGACCAGAAGCCCAAAATCGAGGTGGTGGTACCGCTGGTGTTTAAGGGTACGCCGGCTGGAGTCAAGGCAGGTGGCTCTATTCAATTGTTGATGAAGAGTGTCAAGGTAGTGTGCCCCCCCGATCGAGTGCCGGACAAGTTTGAGGTAGATATTTCCCACCTGGAGATGCGCCAGGGCATTCGGGTGGCGGACTTGCCCTTGCCGGAGGGATTAACAGTCGCCTCTGACCCTCGTACTTTATTGATGAGTGTGTTGGCAGGTCGCTTAAAATAG